One genomic window of Ziziphus jujuba cultivar Dongzao chromosome 4, ASM3175591v1 includes the following:
- the LOC107416884 gene encoding putative F-box/FBD/LRR-repeat protein At4g03220, whose amino-acid sequence METRSAKKRKLSIFYSNNNNNNEEEQQPGNDYISELPDAVLHHILFLLPIKTVAQTSVLSKRWRSLWSTFPDLDFTTFNPVATISHPNGSRKSHAHSSHSHSSNPKGIDFISQILTLRNKHSDIRVLRFRGRLSFSRLNGMIRRAIRHNVQELDVDVATDDYFNFPRCVIASKSLRVFKMRSRYPGFRLAPTSIMKSGFQSLQSLSLSLIILYNQPSLSDLFSDSSFPLLKKLSLDACFGLKILNVGCRALEDLSLENCFQLQCLEISCLKLERLRVASCFDAYIARSWVKIEAPKVRSVVWEYNAVTDGCFVVNLSGVEEASVGFFVLQEHLSVPKLQTVSNLLMALSHVRRLTLEIQCVEIISNNNYFAVYLQPFNNLESLELHTGFNKNNVPGLACIFKSSPLLRTLILRIINDYKIERRKWNKDLWDMSATEEEQYWESQAETLKSFLHNLKVVKIHGFLECENEVSLAKFLLKHGKALEEMTLCTGRCKARDSLRRQKIRSQIMGFSWASSNAKITIQ is encoded by the exons ATGGAAACAAGATCCgcaaagaaaagaaagcttTCAATCTTctacagcaacaacaacaacaacaatgaagAAGAACAACAGCCAGGCAACGACTACATCAGCGAACTCCCAGACGCTGTTCTTCACCACATCCTCTTCCTTCTACCCATCAAAACCGTCGCCCAAACCAGCGTTTTATCCAAAAGATGGAGATCTCTCTGGTCGACCTTCCCGGATCTGGACTTCACAACATTCAATCCGGTCGCAACTATTTCCCATCCGAATGGGTCAAGAAAATCACATGCACATTCATCACATTCACATTCTTCGAACCCCAAAGGCATAGACTTCATTTCCCAGATTCTAACTCTCCGAAACAAACACTCCGATATCAGAGTCCTTCGTTTCCGCGGCCGTCTTAGTTTCTCTCGACTCAACGGCATGATTCGCCGCGCTATCAGACACAATGTTCAAGAACTCGACGTCGATGTAGCCACCGACGACTATTTCAACTTCCCAAGATGCGTAATCGCGAGCAAATCTCTACGCGTTTTCAAAATGAGATCGCGCTATCCTGGGTTTCGTTTAGCTCCAACGTCGATTATGAAAAGCGGTTTTCAATCCCTCCAATCTCTGTCGCTTTCTCTCATAATCCTATACAACCAGCCCTCTCTCTCAGATTTGTTTTCCGATTCGTCTTTCCCTCTTCTCAAGAAACTGAGTCTCGACGCATGTTTTGGATTGAAAATTCTCAACGTTGGATGCCGAGCGCTAGAAGATTTGAGCTTAGAGAACTGCTTTCAGCTGCAGTGTTTGGAAATTTCGTGTCTAAAATTGGAGAGGTTGCGAGTTGCGAGTTGTTTCGATGCTTATATTGCAAGGAGTTGGGTGAAGATTGAAGCGCCCAAAGTGAGAAGCGTTGTTTGGGAATATAATGCTGTCACGGATGGTTGCTTTGTGGTGAACTTGAGTGGTGTGGAAGAGGCTTCTGTTGGTTTTTTTGTACTGCAGGAACATTTAAGTGTGCCAAAGCTTCAGACTGTTTCCAATCTTTTAATGGCACTCTCTCACGTCCGTCGTTTAACACTTGAAATCCAATGTGTTGAG ATTATTTCAAACAATAACTATTTTGCAGTTTATCTGCAACCATTTAACAACCTCGAGTCCTTGGAATTGCATACCGGTTTCAACAAGAACAACGTCCCTGGATTAGCGTGCATATTCAAGAGCTCTCCACTTCTACGAACTCTCATTCTTAGGATTATTAACGATTACAAGATTGAAAGGAGG AAATGGAATAAGGATTTGTGGGACATGTCTGCCACTGAGGAAGAACAATATTGGGAATCACAGGCCGAAACCTTGAAATCCTTTCTACATAATCTTAAGGTAGTAAAAATCCATGGATTTTTAGAATGCGAGAATGAAGTTAGTCTAGCAAAGTTCTTGCTCAAGCATGGAAAGGCTCTGGAAGAAATGACTTTGTGCACAGGACGCTGCAAAGCTAGAGATTCTCTTAGGAGACAAAAAATTAGGTCACAAATTATGGGATTCTCTTGGGCTTCTTCTAATGCTAAAATCACAATTCAATGA
- the LOC107416897 gene encoding indole-3-acetic acid-amido synthetase GH3.6: MPEPPKKFDKEPKACLSDNGIKDKNHKSWQYIEDVTSNADGVQRKVLAEILGRSANVEYLTRHGLNGRTDRETFKKVIPIVTYEDLKPDIDRIANGDTSPILCSKPISEFLTSSGTSGGERKLMPTTEEELERRSLLYSLLMPVMNQFVPGLDKGKGMYFLFIKSEAKTPGGLIARPVLTSYYKSSHFRNRFHDPYANYTSPNETILCPDSYQSMYSQLLCGLCQNREVLRVGAVFASGFIRAIKFLEKNWKLLAHDIRTGTIDSKINDPSVRDSVMKTLKPDPDFAEFIETECGKESWKGIITKLWPNTKYIDVIVTGTMSQYIPILDYYSNGLPLVCTMYASSECYFGLNLNPLCKPNEVSYTLIPTMAYFEFLPVNRNNGFSNSISEAKDKNKNQDLIDLVDVKMGHEYELVVTTYSGLYRYRVGDILRVTGFKNKAPKFSFVCRKNVALSIDSDKTDEVELQNAVKNAANHLCPFGATLTEYTSYANTSTIPGHYVLYWEINQHGANPIPPSVFEDCCLAIEESLNSVYRQCRVSDKSIGPLEIKIVEHGTFDKLMDYALNHLGASINQYKAPRCVKYAPIVQLLNSKAVSNYFSPKCPKWVPGHKQWCTQN; encoded by the exons ATGCCGGAACCTCCAAAGAAATTCGATAAAGAGCCAAAAGCTTGTCTTTCTGATAATGGTATCAAAGACAAAAATCACAAGTCTTGGCAATACATAGAAGATGTTACGAGTAATGCCGATGGAGTTCAGAGAAAGGTTCTAGCTGAAATCCTTGGTCGTAGTGCCAACGTTGAGTACTTGACGAGACACGGCCTTAACGGTCGTACGGACAGAGAAACTTTCAAGAAGGTGATCCCCATCGTTACCTATGAGGATTTAAAGCCCGATATCGATCGCATCGCTAATGGTGACACCTCTCCAATTCTCTGTTCCAAACCCATTTCCGAGTTTTTGACCAG CTCGGGAACATCTGGGGGAGAGAGGAAACTAATGCCAACAACAGAAGAGGAGCTCGAAAGGCGATCTTTGCTTTATAGTCTGTTAATGCCGGTGATGAACCAGTTTGTTCCTGGTCTTGACAAAGGCAAAGGAATGTATTTCTTGTTCATAAAATCAGAGGCCAAGACCCCAGGGGGACTTATAGCTCGTCCAGTTCTAACAAGCTATTACAAGAGCTCGCATTTCAGGAACAGGTTTCATGATCCTTATGCGAACTACACAAGCCCAAACGAAACAATTCTCTGCCCTGATTCTTATCAAAGCATGTACTCTCAGTTGCTTTGTGGGCTCTGCCAAAACAGAGAAGTTCTTCGTGTTGGTGCTGTTTTCGCTTCCGGATTTATTCGTGCCATTAAATTCCTCGAAAAGAATTGGAAACTTTTGGCTCATGATATTCGGACAGGGACAATTGACTCCAAAATTAATGATCCTTCGGTTAGAGATTCGGTCATGAAAACTCTCAAACCGGACCCTGATTTTGCAGAATTCATTGAAACAGAATGTGGCAAAGAGTCGTGGAAAGGAATTATAACGAAGCTTTGGCCAAACACGAAGTATATAGATGTTATTGTGACTGGAACAATGTCTCAGTACATCCCTATACTTGATTATTACAGCAATGGTCTCCCTCTTGTTTGCACTATGTATGCTTCTTCAGAGTGTTACTTTGGCCTCAATTTGAACCCACTTTGTAAACCAAATGAAGTCTCTTATACCCTCATACCTACCATGGCCTACTTTGAATTCTTGCCAGTGAATAGGAACAATGGTTTTTCTAATTCCATTTCTGAAGccaaagacaaaaacaaaaaccaagatTTGATTGACCTTGTTGATGTTAAAATGGGACATGAATATGAGCTCGTTGTCACTACTTATtcag GGCTTTATCGTTACCGTGTCGGTGACATACTCCGAGTGACAGGATTCAAGAACAAAGCCCCTAAGTTCAGCTTCGTGTGCAGAAAAAATGTGGCTCTCAGCATTGATTCTGATAAAACCGATGAGGTAGAGCTACAAAACGCTGTGAAAAATGCAGCAAATCATCTCTGTCCTTTTGGTGCCACTCTCACAGAGTACACTAGCTACGCCAACACATCCACTATTCCGGGTCACTATGTTCTGTATTGGGAGATTAATCAACATGGAGCAAACCCAATTCCTCCTTCGGTGTTCGAAGATTGTTGCCTCGCAATCGAAGAGTCCCTTAACAGTGTGTACAGGCAATGTCGTGTTTCGGACAAGTCCATTGGTCCTCTTGAGATCAAAATAGTGGAGCATGGAACTTTTGATAAGCTCATGGACTATGCTCTCAATCACTTAGGTGCATCTATAAACCAGTACAAGGCACCTAGATGTGTGAAATATGCTCCGAttgttcaacttttgaattcCAAAGCTGTTTCGAATTACTTCAGTCCTAAGTGCCCGAAATGGGTTCCGGGTCATAAGCAGTGGTGTACTCAGAACTAA
- the LOC132803480 gene encoding uncharacterized protein LOC132803480 isoform X2 has translation MLNKSGFGWNDSLKCVEVDSDEVWKAYVQSNPSAKVWRGKSFPMYEMLATIFGKDRATGHGAQTPIYMVNDLNLDSGNEQFNDVCSPMSMNEIHSEPSTRPKSRGIFNGKEKNLCCI, from the exons ATGCTAAACAAAAGTGGGTTTGGATGGAATGActctcttaaatgtgtggaaGTTGATAGTGACGAAGTTTggaaagcatatgtgcag agtaatccaAGTGCAAAGGTATGGAGAGGTAAATCGTTTCCGATGTATGAGATGCTTGCTACAATTTTTGGAAAGGATCGGGCAAcaggacatggagcacaaactccgATTTATATGGTCAATGATTTGAATTTGGATAGTGGGAATGAACAATTTAATGATGTGTGTTCTCCTATGTCTATGAACGAAATACATAGTGAACCGTCCACCCGACCTAAATCAAGAG GAATATTCAATGGCAAGGAGAAGAATTTATGTTGTATTTAA
- the LOC132803480 gene encoding uncharacterized protein LOC132803480 isoform X1 produces MLNKSGFGWNDSLKCVEVDSDEVWKAYVQSNPSAKVWRGKSFPMYEMLATIFGKDRATGHGAQTPIYMVNDLNLDSGNEQFNDVCSPMSMNEIHSEPSTRPKSRGKRKSGLKDDDIVSGFGNVAKKLFDKLAAKLDKSEANYPQYLAMELDRLGFSADDNLDISKAMRLDPSNVEVFKIIRMDAGKIEFARKFLNY; encoded by the exons ATGCTAAACAAAAGTGGGTTTGGATGGAATGActctcttaaatgtgtggaaGTTGATAGTGACGAAGTTTggaaagcatatgtgcag agtaatccaAGTGCAAAGGTATGGAGAGGTAAATCGTTTCCGATGTATGAGATGCTTGCTACAATTTTTGGAAAGGATCGGGCAAcaggacatggagcacaaactccgATTTATATGGTCAATGATTTGAATTTGGATAGTGGGAATGAACAATTTAATGATGTGTGTTCTCCTATGTCTATGAACGAAATACATAGTGAACCGTCCACCCGACCTAAATCAAGAGGTAAGAGAAAATCTGGATTGAAGGATGATGATATTGTGAGCGGGTTTGGCAATGTAGCAAAgaaattgtttgataaattggctGCAAAGTTAGATAAATCTGAAGCCAATtatccacaatacttagctatggagcttgacagGTTAGGCTTCTCTGCTGATGACAATCTCGATatctctaaggcaatgagattGGATCCATCGAATGTTGAGGTGTTTAAGATTATTAGGATGGATGCGggcaagattgaatttgctaggaaatttttaaattactaa
- the LOC132803576 gene encoding uncharacterized protein LOC132803576, which produces MHLGVLLNPKQNLRNQLIIIFLGVSDLCALGSCSQFWRGICGSDCLWKSLTRERWPFSDSSQGSSSSSSSTSIEIPISKGWKSYYIKKHNEMVDRVAEVVEFVRRSPTSESIQVGDYLRAIDNLHSMQLGFKDVQLNFFQSKA; this is translated from the exons atgcatctcgGAGTACTCTTGAATCCGAAGCAGAACCTTCGTAaccag ctaataattatatttctgGGGGTCTCGGATTTATGTGCACTGGGCAGTTGTTCTCAGTTTTGGAGGGGAATCTGTGGCTCTGATTGTTTATGGAAGTCTTTGACAAGAGAAAGATGGCCATTTTCAGATTCATCACAAgggtcttcatcatcatcatcttcaactTCTATCGAAATCCCCATCTCCAAG GGTTGGAAGAGCTATTACATCAAAAAGCACAATGAGATGGTAGATAGAGTGGCTGAGGTAGTGGAGTTTGTGAGAAGATCCCCAACGTCTGAATCGATTCAGGTTGGGGACTATCTGAGAGCAATTGATAATTTGCATTCAATGCAGCTTGGTTTTAAAGATGTTCAATTAAACTTTTTTCAATCCAAAGCTTAA